From Rhizobium sp. Pop5:
TGCTCTTCATGATGAAATCATCCCTCAACCACATGCCACTTCGCAAGCAGCGCGAGATTGGCCGCGTTCTGGAAATTCTCCACGAGGAATTCGAGGACGCGTTGAAGGATGGTACGGCAGAATTCAAGAAGCGCGGCAGGATCCTCAAGATCATTCTGTTCGGCTCCTACGCCAAGGGTGGCTGGGTGGATGAACCTTTTACGATGAAGGGATATCGCTCTGATTTCGATCTCTTGATCATCGTCAACAACCGCAAGCTCTGCGAGTTCGCCGAGTACTGGTACAAGGCCGCTGACCGGCTTATCCACGACAAGTCGATCGAAACGCCCGTGAGTTTCATCGTCCACTCCAGGCGCGAGGTGAACACCTACCTCAAGGAAGGGCAATACTTCTTCTCCGATATCCGGAGGGAAGGCATCGTACTCTACGAACTGGATGACGAGCCGCTTGCGGAGCCTCAACCGCTCTCGCCAGGGGATCGATTGAGGATTGCGAAAGGCCATTTTGAAAGTCGCGCGAGGCTACTTAAACAGTTTTCAGAAGGCGCCGCTTTTCATATCAGCAGAGGCAATTTTGATGTGGCAGCATTCGATTTGCATCAGACTCTGGAACAGGCCTACGCCTGTGTTCTCCTCACCCTCACTAACTACGGCCCGCCTTCCCACAACATCAAATTCCTCCGCTCGCTTGCCGAGGAACAGGATCGGCGTCTTGCTGAGGCATTTCCCAGGGATCAGCATCGTGAGCGCGCCTGGTTCAACACGCTGAACGAGGCCTATGTCAAGGCACGGTACTCAAAGCATTACGAAATCAGCGAGGAGGCTCTCAACTGGCTTTCAATGCAAACTTCTTCATTGCTTGAGCTGGTCGAGACGGTGTGCTCCGAACATCTGGCGATGCTTGAGGGGAAAATTGATCACCTTGAACGGATCGAACCGTAACCACCTTGTAAGTAGCGATGTCCCTGCCAACACTTATCTTCTTTGCTCGCTGCCCGGCCAGTTCCGTTCGATCCATTATGCGATCTTTTTGGCCCGGAACGTGAACACCATAGCAACAAGCGGGCTGACCTTGAAAGCTCACGCTGTGCCAGCGACATAGGAGCTGCCCAATCGGCCGAAACGGCTGTGGACTGACAGCTAGACCGATATCTCCAGGTCACGAAGTCGATCGTCGAGGAGACCTGTAATGCGCGGGCGACCTAATTCTTTTGGGTCGC
This genomic window contains:
- a CDS encoding nucleotidyltransferase and HEPN domain-containing protein, which produces MFSTRPRSLLFMMKSSLNHMPLRKQREIGRVLEILHEEFEDALKDGTAEFKKRGRILKIILFGSYAKGGWVDEPFTMKGYRSDFDLLIIVNNRKLCEFAEYWYKAADRLIHDKSIETPVSFIVHSRREVNTYLKEGQYFFSDIRREGIVLYELDDEPLAEPQPLSPGDRLRIAKGHFESRARLLKQFSEGAAFHISRGNFDVAAFDLHQTLEQAYACVLLTLTNYGPPSHNIKFLRSLAEEQDRRLAEAFPRDQHRERAWFNTLNEAYVKARYSKHYEISEEALNWLSMQTSSLLELVETVCSEHLAMLEGKIDHLERIEP